Part of the Mycolicibacterium mengxianglii genome is shown below.
CAAGATGCTTCCCGCTGCGGCCCGCGACGATTTCCAGGATCTGGCCCAGTGGCGGGCCGGTGTCGTCGCCACGCTGCGGGACGCCGAACGTGCGAGCGCCGGGCCGGTGATCGTGCCCATGACGGTGGTGCGCGACGACTACTTCGACGAGATCATCGGCGCGCTCCGGGCGAGCGTCGAGGTGCGCCACTACGCGTTGATCGCGTCGCCGGAGACGCTGCGCAAGCGGCTGCGCTCACGGTGGGAAACGCGCAGCGCCCGGCTCGTCGGCGGCGGTGACGAGACCTGGGCCATGCGCCACATCGACCACTGCGTCGCCACATTGGCGCAACCCCGCTACGCCGCCCACGTGCCCACCGATGACCGAGGTCTCGACGAGGTGGTGGAGGCGATCGCCGCCGACGCCGGCCTCACGCTGAACCGGCCGCGACTCTCACCGTTGCGGGCTCAGGCGCCGCGGCTGGAGGTGGCGGTCCGCCATATCCGGCTGTGACAGCACGGAGGGGGAAATCAAAGTGCGCCCGAAGGGATTCGAACCCCTAACCTTCTGGCGTATTAATCACGACGGATTGAGTCCGTGAGTGTCCGCAGAAATATGGTCTAACCTGCCAATTCGCACCACTGTCGTCCACTGGAGTCCACTAACGTCCGGGGCCATTCCCGGTCGTTTGTGGCAGGAAAGTGGAGACTTTGAGTGGTGGTCGGGCCTGGCGCAGGTACTGGCTCTCGGCATTCCCCAAGAACGCCGGTCGTGGCAAGTCCTTACCCCCCCAAAAGGAGAAACGGGGCTTAACGCCAGGCCCGACCAGCTCTACATCGCCCGGACCCGGTAGCGGTTCAAGACGGCCAGTTCGGCCAACGACCAGCCCTCAAATCCGCGCGTGCGTTGGTCGATGATGAACGGTCCGACTGTCTTGGACCCGCTGGCTTGCTTCGGGTTGGCGACGAACCGTGCAGCTGCGGTGGTGATCACCGCGGCTAGCTCGTCGTTGGGCCGGCCGTTCTCTAGGAATCCTCGGCCGCGTGTGTACGCCCTCGCCAGTGTGGTGATGAGCGGGACTGCGATATCGGCAATGGCCTGCTGATTGCCGGCACCCTCGGTGGTGAGGGTGACGACATCAGCGGGGTCTATCTCGGCCACAATCAGGCTTCGGTCAGCAGCG
Proteins encoded:
- a CDS encoding AAA family ATPase, whose translation is MLIWISGAFGAGKTHTAHELQRRLPEAHVADPELLGFAMHKMLPAAARDDFQDLAQWRAGVVATLRDAERASAGPVIVPMTVVRDDYFDEIIGALRASVEVRHYALIASPETLRKRLRSRWETRSARLVGGGDETWAMRHIDHCVATLAQPRYAAHVPTDDRGLDEVVEAIAADAGLTLNRPRLSPLRAQAPRLEVAVRHIRL